The region TGCGTCATTCAACCAACAGGAGCCAATTCGGACTACCTCCACATCATCATGCCGCTTCGTACTTAAACTGCGGTCTAAATGATTAACGATCTAGAGCTCCAAAACTACCGCAGCTACGACCACCATCGCTTCCCCTTGCATCCCAGCACCACTCTGGTGGTTGGACCAAACGCCACCGGTAAAACCAATCTACTGGAATCGATATTTGTGCTGGCTAATACAAAGTCTTTTAGAACCAGCGATCGCGAGCTAATTAAACACGGCCAGACTTTTTTCCGGATCGAAGCCACAACTCCGGAGGGGAAAATTGGCTTGGGTTATGAAATAAACCCAAAAACCACCAAGAAAATTGATTATAACAGCGTTAAACGACCACTAGCTAAACATATAGGTAACTTACCAACTGTCCTATTTGAACCATTTGACCTTCAACTTCTGAGTGGCCCCCCATCCAATCGCCGGCGCTACATCGATGGACTCTTAACCCAAACCGATCAAGAGTATTTACTGGCTTTAAATCAATATCAAAAGATCCTCAAACAACGCAATTCATTGCTCGAGAAATTCGATATCGGAGCGGTTAAAGACCAGATATTTGCTTGGGATCTCAATTTGACGACGGCCGCTAAACTCATAGTTGAAAGGCGCCTCGACTTACTTGAATACTTAAATTATTCAACTCCACCACTTTATGCAAGTATTAGCGGCCAAACTGTCAGCCTCAACTTTCAATATCTATCTTCAATAAAACTAACCAACAACTATGGCGAAGCTTTTTTGGATGCTTTAGCTCAAAATCTCCCCAGAGATCTGGCGGCTGGTTTTACGACTATTGGGCCGCATCGCGAAGATTTTGGCTTAAGCTTCGATAAATCTGAAGTTGCGGCCGTCGCGTCCCGTGGTGAAATTCGCAGCCTGATATTGGCTCTAAAACTAGCCGAACTCGAACTCATTGCTCAAATGAAAGATAACCCCATTTTATTATTGGATGATGTTTTTAGTGAGCTCGACGAGAGTCGGCGGAAGTTTTTAATTAAACGTTTAGCTGGCTACCAGACTATCATCACCACCACCGACGCTGATCTGGCCAAAAACATCAAACTGGATCACTCTCTCATAGAGATGTCCAAGATCGATCGTTATGCAATCAATTGATCCTGATTACTTCAAGAATAAAGCCGATGAGCTGGGTTTGGAGCGGGGTCCGCAACTCCAAACAATCCAGAAAATCCTCGACCAGCGCTTTCCCACCAAAGTTAGGGTTATGTCCCTGAACCGAAACGTCCTAAAACTAGTTACCCCCAATGCCTCAATGGCTTCAGAACTTCGCCTAAATCAAATCAACCTACTCGAGCAGTTTCAGCACCAAACCGGGGTTACCATCGACCGCTTGCAAATTGTCATTAGCGCAATTGATTAATCGCTGCCGCTGGAGTAAACCTGGACCGTGCTTTGGTAATTATCAGTCGGCACAGCTACCGTCACTACCCCATTGGGCAGGCGATCAATTCGCACTGCCACCGTTTTGTTGGCCCCATCGATCTGGAGATGAAAACTAATAGAACCATC is a window of Candidatus Saccharimonadales bacterium DNA encoding:
- a CDS encoding DciA family protein, whose translation is MQSIDPDYFKNKADELGLERGPQLQTIQKILDQRFPTKVRVMSLNRNVLKLVTPNASMASELRLNQINLLEQFQHQTGVTIDRLQIVISAID
- the recF gene encoding DNA replication and repair protein RecF (All proteins in this family for which functions are known are DNA-binding proteins that assist the filamentation of RecA onto DNA for the initiation of recombination or recombinational repair.); protein product: MINDLELQNYRSYDHHRFPLHPSTTLVVGPNATGKTNLLESIFVLANTKSFRTSDRELIKHGQTFFRIEATTPEGKIGLGYEINPKTTKKIDYNSVKRPLAKHIGNLPTVLFEPFDLQLLSGPPSNRRRYIDGLLTQTDQEYLLALNQYQKILKQRNSLLEKFDIGAVKDQIFAWDLNLTTAAKLIVERRLDLLEYLNYSTPPLYASISGQTVSLNFQYLSSIKLTNNYGEAFLDALAQNLPRDLAAGFTTIGPHREDFGLSFDKSEVAAVASRGEIRSLILALKLAELELIAQMKDNPILLLDDVFSELDESRRKFLIKRLAGYQTIITTTDADLAKNIKLDHSLIEMSKIDRYAIN